CGGCATAGTGATCGACGCGACGAGCAAGATCACGTCCGCTGCCACCGCCATCAAGATCACCGGGCCGACGTTCACCGGCGGCATCAGCAATGCCGGCACGATCTCGGCGGTGGGCGATGGCATCTTTGTCTCCACCGTCAGCAACTTCTCGGGCGGGATCAGCAATTCCGGCACGATCTCGGCGGCCGCCGACGGCATCAATGTCTACGACGTCACCAACTTCGCGGGCGGCATCGGCAATTCCGGCAAGATCACTGCTAGGACCGGCATCGCTATCGATCTCGTCAGCAGCTTCGCCGGGGGTATTTCCAATGCCGGAACGATTTCGGTAGGCCCTTTCGGCATCGGTGTCTTTGGCGTCAGCAGCTTTACCGGCGGCATCGGCAATTCCGGCACGATCTCGGCGACCGAGGCTGGCATCAATGTCCAAATCGTCACCAGCTTCTCGGGCGGCATCAGCAATGCGGGCACGATCTCGGGCGGCGACGGCATCTATGTCGATGGCGTCAGCAGCTTTACCGGCGACATCAGCAATGCCGGCACGATCTCGGCGGCGATCGGTATCAACGTCCTGGACACCACGATCGCCGGATCGATCATCGACAGCGGCACCATCCTGGGGTCGAGCCACGGCATAGTGATCGACGCGACGAGCAAGATCACGTCCGCTGCCACCGCCATCAAGATCACCGGGCCGACGTTCACCGGCGGCATCAGCAATGCCGGCACGATCTCGGCGGTGGACAATGGCATCTTTGTCGACACTGTTTCCAGCTTTGCGGGCAACATCAGCAATGCCGGCACAATCTCGGCAGCCTTCGGCATCGCGGTCCAAACCGTCAGCAGCTTTTCCGGTGGGATCAGCAATTCCGGCACAATCTCGGCGGGATTCAACGATGGCGGCATTTTTGTCCTCAACGTCAGCAGCTTCTCGGGCGGGATCGGCAATGCCGGCACGATCTCGGCGGGCCAGGGCATCGTTGCTGCCAACGTCAGCAGCTTTACCGGCGGGATCGGCAATGCCGGCACGATCTCGGCAAGAACCAACGGCATCCTTGTCGAAACCGTCAGCAACTTTTCCGGCGGCATCAGCAATGCCGGCACAATCTCGGCGGGTTTGTCCGCTGCTATCTATGTCGTTGGCGTCAAAAGCTTCGCGGGCGGGATCGGCAATTCCGGCACGATCACCGCAAAGACCGGCATCACTGTCGCGGCCGGCGTGACCTTCGCCGCCGGCTCCGCCATCGTCAATTCCGGCACGATCAGCGGCACGACCGCCGCGATCGACGCGAGCGCCGCGACGAGCCCGGTCATCATCGATCAGAACGCCGGCCTCATCTCCGGCGCGATAAAACTTTCGGCCTATGCCGATCAGCTCAACATCAACGGCGGCACGCTCGCCGGCAATATCGTCGGGCAAGGCGCGACGAACACGGTCAATTTCACCCCCGGCGCCGGCAATAATTTCACCTATGGCAGCGCCTATAAATTCACCGGCATCAATCAGGTGAACGTCAATTCCGGCACCGTCATTCTCGACGGCGCCGGCAATAGCGCGACCAATGTCGCGGTTCTCGGCGGCGCCAATCTTCAGGTCGGCGACGCGGCCAATCCGGGGGCGACATTGACTGCGGCGAACGGCGTCGACGTCTATGGCACGCTCGCCGGACATGGCACAGTCGGCGCGAATGTGGCGATCGAAAACGGCGGCACGCTGTCGCCCGGCGGCTCGATCGGCACGCTGACCATCAACGGCGATCTGACGCTGAACGCGGGCAGCACTTACGCGATCGAGATTTCGCCGACACAGGCCTCGAAAACGCAGGTGAACGGCACCGCGACGCTCGGCGGCGCCACTGGCGCGGTGACGCCGACGGGGCAGTTCGGCTTGTATTCGAGCCGCTCCTATACGATTCTCACGGCGAACCATCTCTCCGGCACATTCAACCCCACGGTCACGATCTCGTCGAGCGGATTGACGCCTGCGGAAAGGCTCGTCATGCAAGAGGGGGCCAGCCTCTCCTATGACGGCAACGACGCCTTTTTGGGCTTGGCGCTATCAACTTATGCCATCACCCTCGGGCTGGCGCCGGGCAGCACCTATAATGCGCAGAACGCCGCCGCCGCGATCAACCGTTTCATCCTCGCCGGCGGTACTTTGCCGAGCGGCTTCCAGGGCCTCAGCGGGCTCTCCGGCGCGGCTCTGAACGCGACCGTCAATCAGCTTGCCGGCCAGGCCGGCGGCAGTTTCGTGCAATCGGGCTTCATGGCCGGCGACATGTTCCTCAACATGGTGCTGAACCCGTTTGTCGAAGGCCGCGACGGTGCGCAGCAAGGTTTCGGAGCGGCGACACCAGCGCCGGCTCTTGCCTATGCGCCGGACGATGCGCTGGCGCAGCGGGCGAACGCCGCCTTTTCGGCGCTGATGCCGCGTGGCCCGGCCACGCCGCAGCTCTCCTTCTGGGGCGGCAGCTATGGCGGCAGCGGCACGATTTCCGGCAATGCGGCGACCGGCGCGGCGGGCGTGACCAGCCAGGTCTATGGCTTTGCCGCCGGCGTCGACGATCATGTCGCGCCCGATACGATCATCGGCTTCGCGCTCGGCGGCGGCGGCACCAATTTTGGCCTCGATCAAGGCATGGGCGGCGGCCAATCCGGCATGGCCCAGGCCAGTCTTTACGGCAGCTGGCGCGCCGGCCCGGCCTATGTGGCGGGCGCGCTCGCCTATTCCTGGCACGATGTGACGACGGCGCGCGCAGCCCCCCTCTCTGGCGCCGGCCTGCTCGATGCGAATTTCGGCGCCAACGTCATCTCGAGCCGCTTGGAAGCCGGCTACCGGCTGCCGGACGGTCTCATGCCCTTCAACAGCGCGCCGTTCGGCGATGGACCGCATGGCCGTTTCGGGGTGACGCCCTATGCCGCGCTCGAAGCGCAGGCGATGGTCCTGCCGGCCTTCGCCGAACTGCCGAGCCCCGGCGCATCGGCGCAATTTGGGCTGAACTACACCAGCCAGACCTATACGACGACGCGGACCGAACTCGGCACCTGGCTGACCTATGACCTGCCGCTCGCCAGCCAGGCGCTGACCCTCTATTCGCGCCTCGCCTATGCGCATGACTTCAACAATGAAGGCTATGCCAGCGCCTTCTTCCAGCAACTGCCGGGGGCGAATTTCCTGATCAATACGGCCAAACCCGCCGCCAATGACGCGCTGGTCACCGCCGGCCTCGAATATAAGCTCGCCGACGGCTGGTCCGTGCTCGGCAAATTCGACGGCGAATTCTCCTCAACCACCGAGATCTATTCCGGCACCGGCGTCATTCGCAAAGTCTGGTGAGCATGCGGCGCTGCATCCGTAGCGGCCGGCGCGCTTAATAAACCGGCCTCATAGCGCCGCGACGACTTTCCTCAATTTGGCCGCGACCGTGGCCGCCGCCTCGCGCAGCTTCGCATTGTCGATCGCCTGCATCGAAGCCACGGGATCGATGGCGGCAACTTCGATCTTACCGCCGCCAATGTCCTGCACCACGACATTGCAAGGCAGCATGGTCCCGACCTTATCTTCGACTTCGAGCGCCTCATGCGCGAGTTTTGGATTGCAGGCGCCAAGAATGCGGTAGTTCCTGAAATCAATACCGAGCTTCTGTTTGAACGTCTCTTTGACATCGATTTCGGTGATGATCCCAAAGCCCTCCTGCTTCAAGACATCGGTCGCATGGCGCACCGCATCGTCGAACGTCATGTTGAGCGTTTTAGCAAAATAATAGCTCATGATGCCTCCTTTTCGCGATAGCAATTCCCTGTGGGAGGAGCCTGTTCCGCTTAGAGGAATGTATTCACCCGGAATCGTCCTTCGATGCTATCTTTTTGTTTTAACGCACTATCCTATCGGAAAAGTCCGTCAACTTTCCGATATTTAGACATCGGATATATCCGATGTCTCATTGATAAGAACATGCTCCAGCTTGTTGATTTGGTTCGGCGACTTCACGCTGCAAGCTTTGCCCGCAAGAGAAATTTCAATAGCTCGAGCGTTGCGAGCACGAGAACGCCGACGCCCAAGGCGAGCGCGAGATCGTCGAAATGCAGAGGACCGAAACTGAACAGGCTGCGCGCGAAAGGCCAAAGCAGCGTCAGGCCTAACATGAGCGTGACGGCAACCAGGATCAGCGCCAGCGCCGGATTTGGCCGGCTAATCGCCTTGGCCAAAGATGCACTGAAAGAGCGATTGACGAATATCAGCCCGACGATCGCCATAACCAGCGAGAAAAATGCCAGCGCCCGCACCTGATTTTCCGGCATACCCTGGCTCAGCGCAACGACAAAGACGATCGCGACAAGGGTGAACGCCAAAACGCCTTGCAAAAGGCTCCAGACGATCATTTTGGCCGAAAATAAAGGTTCGTCCGGGTCCCTTGGCGGCCGCCGCATCACATCTTCCTCTTCCGTCTCCGCCTCGAAGACGAGCGAGCACACCGGATCGATCACCATTTCCAAGAATGCGATATGCATGGGCCCAAATAGGATTGGCAGGCCAAACAGCAGCGGCAGAAGTACAAGCCCCGCGATCGGCACATGCACGGCGAAGATGAATCCCATCGCTTTGCGAAGATTGTCATAGATTCGGCGGCCCAACCGGATCGCCTTGACAATCGAATTGAAATCATCGTCGAGAACGACGATCGCGGATGCTTCCCGCGCGACATCCGTTCCGCGTCCGCCCATGGCAATGCCGATATGCGCGGCCTTGATCGCGGGCGCATCATTGACGCCGTCGCCTGTCATCGCCACGATCTCGCCATTGGCCTTGAGCGCATTGATGATGCGGAGCTTCTGTTCGGGCATGATCCGCGCGAAGATCGTCACGCTACGTACGCGCTCTACCAGATCCGCTTCGCTCAAATGGCTAAGCTCTTCGCCAGTCGCAAGCGCTTCGGCATCGAGGCCGGCCTGACGTGCAATGGCAGATGCCGTCACCGGATAGTCGCCGGTGATCATGATCACCCTGATCCCCGCGGAGCGGCATTCCTTGACCGCAGCCCGGACATTCGCACGCAGCGGATCCGCGAGCCCCACCAATCCTAGCAGCTCGAACGCGAAATCATGCTGCGACTCCGGCAGGTTTTTTCCTGCAAATGTCGCGCGCGCCACGCCCAAGACGCGCAAGCCCTCGCGCGCCATCGCATCCGCCGATTGCTGCAGCGCGGCGCATTCGACAGGACCGAGATGACAGAGATCGGCAATGGCTTCGGGCGCACCTTTCGCCGCAATGACGAAGTCCCGCTTTGCAGATTTGTGCTGCCAGACATTCGACAGCGCCAGAAGCCCGGAACTCAACCCATAAACATGCACGCGTTTCCATTCCGAGCCGTCGAGATATTCGGACTCCCGCAAATGCGTGAGGCCGAGCGCATGAAAGGCCTTCTCCATCGGATCGAACGGATCTTGCTCGCTAGCCATAACGCCATATTCGACGAGCTTTCTGAAATGCGCCGGAACCTGCGCGCCGGATGGATACGCGGGCCGGAAAATTTCATCGCTCTTCAGCCGCAATTCCGCGACCGACATCCAGTTCTCGGTCAAAGTGCCGGTCTTATCCGTGCAGAGCACCGTCGCCGAGCCCAAAGCCTCGATCGCGGTAGCCCGCCGCGTCAGCACGCGAGCACGTGAGATCCGCCAAGCCCCCATCGCCATGAAGACAGTGAGCACGACCGGAAATTCTTCCGGAAGCATCGACATGCCAAGTGCAATTCCAGCGAGGACCGCCTTAAGCCATCCTCCCCGCAAAACGCCATAGAGCAGAACAGCAAGGAGACTTACAGCGCCGCCGACCACGGCGAAGACTCCGACGAGCTGACGAATCTGCCCCTGTAAGCGCGGCGGTTCCGATTCGAGCGTGCTGAGCGATCTACCGATCTTGCCGATTTCGCTTCGCAGACCCGTCGCAGTCACTTCGCCGATGCCGGTGCCGCGAACGACGAGCGTTCCGGAAAATACATAAGGCAGATCATCGCCACCGGGCCGGATCGGCCGGGATGGCACATCTCCGTCGGCAGCACGCTTGCGCACCGCGAGCGATTCCCCTGTCAGCAAGGACTCGTCGGTTTGCAGATCCTGGCTTGCCGTGAGCAGAGCATCGGCAGGCACCCGGTCGCCTTCTTGCAAGACGATGATATCGCCGCGTACGACATCACGGCCAGCAATGCGCTTTCGTTCGCCATCGCGAATGACCAAAGCGCGCGGGCTAGTCAATTCGCGCAAAGCTTCCAGAACGCCTTCGGTGCGGGTCTCCTGCACGACCGTGATCACGACAGAAAAGGTCGCGAAAACGAGAAGTATGATGGCTTCTTTCAGATCTCCGAGCGCTAGATAGATGACGCCGCCGCCGAGGAGCAGAGCGAACATCGGCTCGCGCACGACCTCGAAAAAAATACGCAAAGCCGTCCGCCGATCCGACTGCGGCAGCTCGTTATAGCCTTCGGCCTTCAATCTCGCCTGAGCACTCGCCTCGCTGAGGCCATGGAGCGGTGCAGGCGACGGCGATTGGCTGGACATTTGTCCTCCGGCGAAAGCGAGCATTGGCGCGTATTAACCGATGCGGCCCAATCGATGTTTCTGCCCTCGCCGCGTCTCTCCGGCGCACAAGTCACCTCACCCCGACGCGCTCGATTTCCCATTCGAGCATCACGCCGCACGTGTTGAGCACGCGGCGACGGACTTCCTCGCCGAGATCTTCGAGTTCGGCGGAAGTGGCATTACCGCGATTGACCAGAAAATTGCAGTGCAATTCCGAAACTTGCGCATCGCCCAAGGCAAGGCCGCGGCAGCTCGCTTCATCGATCAATTCCCAGGCCTTGCGGCCGGGCGGATTGCGGAATGTCGAGCCGCCGGTGCGCGTATTCACCGGCTGCGTGGCGCCGCGCGCCTGCGCGATCTCCGCCATTTCCGCCCGGATCGCAGCCTGATCGCCGGGCCTGCCGGCAAAATTGGCGCGCGTGAAGATCACGTCTTTCACGGCGCTGTGGCGATAGGAAAACCCCATGTCGGCCGCCGCGAAGCGGCGCGTCGCGCCGGCGCGGTCAATGCCTTCGCATGAGATGAAAATATCTTTGATCTCGCCGCCGAAGGCGCCGGCATTCATCCGCAAAGCGCCGCCGATGCTGCCCGGAATGCCGCGCAGAAACGAAAAGCCCGCCAGCGAGGCCATGGCCGCGGCGCTGGCGAGCTTCACATCGGCCACGCCCGCGCCAACGGTGACGATGTCACCCTCGATGGCCATCGTATTGAATGAGGGACCGAGCGCGATGATGACGCCTTCCACGCCGCTGTCGCGCACCAAAAGGTTGGAGCCCTGGCCAATTGGCAGGATCGGAATCGACGGATCGAGCCGCGCCAAAAAATAGCCGAGGTCTTCGGCATCCTCCGGCTGAAACACGGCTTGCGCTGGACCGCCGGCCTTGAACCATGTCCAGGGCGCAAGTGGCACATTGGCGAGAAGCGTGCCGCGCAGCTCGGGCATGCTGCGAGCGAGATTGGCAGTAATGTCAGGAAATGTCATCGGGGCTCGCGTATGGGTACGCTGGAAAGTTCGCCTCTATTCCGCGGATCGAGAGCGGCTCGCCGAAAGGTCAGCGCGCCGGGATTGGCGCGTTTCGCCGAAATCGCCATCGAAGTCCTGCCCCACTTCCTTGCGCCACGGGCGCCATTTCTCAAGCCAGTAAACCACGACAAAGAGGAGAGCTGCCCATCCAACGGCGAGAACCCAATATGGCATATTGGTCACTGTGGCGAAAGTTATCTTCCCAGGACCGCCCGACAATAAGAGCGGCTTCAGAGATGGCTCGGCATATCCAAACGCGACGGCGCCGGCAAGGCCACCGAGCAAGGTGAAGATCGCATCGCGATAGCCGGCGCCGATCTGGGCTAGGACCGCTCCTGGGCACGAACCTGTGAGCGTAACGCCGGCGCCGAGAAGAATACCGCCTAATATGTCAGCCTCGTAAAATGTCGGCTTCGGATAGAGCTTTGTCAGCCCAAAACCATTGAGCACCGCAACGACGATCGCACCTGTCGCAATGGCCGTGAGAAACATCTTCAGCATGGTGAAATTTCGCAACTGCATTTGTCCGACGATCATTCCAGGTTCGAATACGCGCGACTTCTCAAGCGCGAAACCGAAAACGACCCCCATAGCTAAACCCGTGAGAACTGCGGTCCACATGTTCCCTCCTCCGGTGGTCTGGCTTGCTGTCAGATGCGGCGTAGAAGCAGGAACGCCGTCGCGATTCCGCCGGCGAACATAGCGACGACGAAGATGCTCGAACTCACGGCAAGCTGCGTCAATCCGGAGAGCCCATGGCCACTGGTGCATCCGTCGGCGAGCCGCGCCCCGAACAGCAACACGAAGCCCCCTGCGAAGGCGACTGCGTAGCGAACGGCGGGGCTCGACGACAACGCTCGGTTCCAGATCGGCGAGATCGGTTGACGGCGTGCGCCTGATAAGCGCATCGAGACGAAGGCGCCGATCGCTATTCCAACGACGAGCGCAACCTCCCACCAGTTGCTGCCTGTAGCCGAGATGTGCTTGGCGAAGTAGGCGATATGATTGGCGTCCGGATCAACAACCGATGCGAGCCGCCCGCCAACCGTCACGTAGGAGGTGGATGCTCCGATCGGCGATTTGATGAGCATAAAGGCAGGGATCTGAAGCAGTCCGACAATGGCGCCGGCCAAATAGGGCGACCAAGCCTTGTCTCGAAACGAAATGCTCGGCATCGCTGTAATGCCCTTGCTGCATGACCGTTACATAGCGACGGCCAACATTATGCAAAAAAGCACGATAGAGGCTCAGGACATTGAGACAGATCAACCGAAGCCGGGCGGCCGATGCAAACCGCTGGGTCAGGCAAGCGCCGAGATTTCCGTTCAGTTCCCCCTGGCTTCACTTATCGGCCGCGGCGGCAAGCTGCCCCGGCAAAGCATAAGCCCATTGGGTGATGTTGCCCGCACCAAGAAAGACGACGTAGTCACCCGGCTTTGCCAGCGCACGGATTATTTCGGGCAAATCTTCCGGCCGCGGCAAAGCAAGCGCTTGGCGATGTCCGTGCGCCTTGAGCGCAGCAACCAGACTGTCGCGGTCAGCGCCCGATATCGGCGCTTCACCAGCGGAATAGACATCGGCGACAATGACGGCATCGGCATCGTTGAAACAGGTCGCGAATTCATTGAAGAGCGAGGCGAGGCGCGTATAGCGATGCGGCTGCACGATGGCGATCACCTGAGCCTTGGTCGACGCGCGGGCAGCTTTCAGGACAGCGGCAATTTCTACCGGATGATGTCCGTAATCGTCGAATATGCGGGCGCCGTTCCATGTGCCGGTCGGTGTGAAGCGGCGTTTGACGCCACCAAAATTGGCGAGCGCCGCACGAATCGCATCGGCATCCATGCCAAGCTCATGCGCGACGGTGATCGCCGCCGTCGCATTGAGCGCATTGTGATGGCCGGGCATCGGCAGCCCCAAATTTTCGAACCGGATCTCCCGCCCGGATTTGCGTTCGCGCATAAGGACGCAGAAACGCGATTTGCCGTCGGCGAGATCGACGTCGACGAGCCGCACATCGGCTTGTGGATTTTCGCCATAGGTGATGATGCGGCGATCCTCGATGCGGCCGACGAGTTCCTGCACGACCGGATGATCGAGACACATCACCGCAAAGCCATAGAAAGGCAGATTTTCGACGAAGTTGAGGAAGGCCTCTTTGATCGCATCGAAGGTCTTGAAATGATCGAGATGTTCGGGATCGATATTGGTGATGATGGCAATATCGGCTGGCAATTTCAGAAACGTGCCGTCGCTTTCATCGGCCTCGACCACCATGAAGTCGCCGGCACCGAGCCGCGCATTGGTGCCATAGGCATTGATGATGCCGCCATTGATGACGGTCGGATCGAATTTTCCGGCGTCGAGCAACGTCGCGACGAGCGAAGTCGTCGTCGTCTTGCCATGCGTGCCGGCGATCGCCACGCATTGCTTGAGGCGCATCAGTTCGGCAAGCATTTCGGCACGCCGCACGACCGGCAAGCGCCGCTCGCGGGCCGCCACCAGTTCGGGATTGTCGCGCTTGATCGCGGTCGAGACCACGACGACCTCGGCGGCACCGAGATTTGCCGCAGCATGGCCGATATGAATCTCGACACCCTCCTTGCGAAGACGCAGGACATTGGCATTTTCGGCCTGGTCGGAACCCTGCACCCGGTAGCCGAGATTGAGAAGCACTTCGGCGATGCCGGACATGCCGATGCCGCCGATCCCGACAAAATGAATGGGACCGAGTTCACGCGGCAGTTTCATTAGGGCTCTCCAACTTGGCCACATTGACGACGAGATCGGCGAGCCGCTCTGCGGCATGTGCGATGCCGCTGCGGCGTGCGGCGGCCGCCTTTTGCACAAGACTCGCAGGATCGGCGAGCACCGCGGCCAGAACCGAGGCGAGCCAATCCGGCGAAAAATCCGGCTGCGCGACGAGTGTCGCGGCGCCGGCCGCGGCAAGATGTGCGGCATTGGCCGCCTGATCCTGATCGATCGCATGCGGAAAAGGAACCAGAATCGACGGTCGGCCGATCACGGCGAGTTCCGCCACCGTCGAGGCGCCGGCGCGCGCGATCACGAGATGCGCGGCGGCCATACGCGCCGGCAGATCTTGAAAGAAGCTTGCCACTTCCGCATCGACACCGAGCTTGGCGTAGGCTTGCCGCACCCTGTCTTCGTCTTCCCCGCGCGCCTGCTGTACGATGGCGAGCCTTTGCCGTAGCGCTTCAGGCATCAGCCCAATCGCCACAGGCACGACGTCCGACATGATACGCGCGCCTTGCGACCCGCCAACGACAAGGAGATGAAATTTCCCAGCATGAGGGTCGGGATAGGCTTGCTGCGCGGCTTCAGCAACCGTGGGCCGCACCGGATTGCCGGTCGTGGTGGATTTGGCTTCAATCGCCGCGTCGGCGCCTTTCGGTCCCGGCAGGCCGCGTGCGACGGCATTGACGCGGGAGGCGAGAAACCGGTTGGCACGGCCCATCACCGCATTCTGCTCGTGCAGGATGGTCGGCACACCGAGCAGGGTCGCGGCGAAAACCGGCGGCACCGTCGGATATCCGCCGAAGCCGACAAGAACGGCAGGACGCAAACGCCGCAGCAACAACAAAGCTTGCAAAGTGCCGATGCCCAAAGTCGCGACAGCCTTGAGGCGCGCGACGAGCGAAACGCCGCTCGGCGTCGCCGAAGCGATCTGATGGATGGCCCGCGCCGGAAAATGTCCACCATAGCGCTGCGCGCGCTCGTCGGTAACGAGTTCAACGGCAATGCCGCGCGCGGCCAGCGCGCCGGCCAGCGCCTCGGCCGGAAACAAATGCCCTCCCGTGCCACCCGCCGCAAGGAGAACGAGCGCTCGTGAACTCATACCTGTCCGTCCTCGGACTGCATGAACAGGATTTCGCTGCGCGGGCGCTTGCGCATCACCGCAATGAGAAAGCCCATGCCGAGCGCCACCGAGATCAAAGATGAGCCGCCATAGGAAATGAAGGGCAAGGTCATGCCCTTGGCGGGAATGAGGCGGAGATTGACCGACATATTGATGGCGCTCTGAATGCCGAAGAGCATGGTCAAGCCAGCCGCGGCGAAACGGCAAAACGGATCTTCATTGCGCGACGCCGACAAAAGCCCGCGCAGCACGATGAAGGCGAAGACCGTGACTATGAACAGACAGGTGATGATTCCGAATTCCTCGGCGGTGACGGCAAAAATGAAATCGGTGTGTGCATCCGGCAAAATGCGCTTGATCGTGCCCTCGCCCGGCCCTTTGCCGAACCAACCGCCGGCGTGAAAGCTGTCGATCGCCGTATCGATCTGAAATGTATCAATGACCCCGCGCACCGAACTCGGATCGATGAATTTCACAAACCGCGCTCTGACATGCGGGACAAATTTATAGGCGAGGAACATGCCGCTCACACCGACGCCGCCGATGCCGACGACCCAGATCCAATGCAAGCCCGCCATGAAGAAGAGCGTCGCCCAGACCAGAGACAAAAGCATGGTCTGACCGAAGTCCGGCTGCAGGATCAAGGGTACGATCGTCAGCGGCAATAAGAGAAGCGCGAGCAGATTGCCGGGCACGTCCTGCCTCTTGCCACCCTCCGCAAAGGCCCAGGCGGCGAGGACGACGAAGGCCGGCTTCAGAAATTCGGACGGCTGTATTCCAAAGATCCAGCGCCTCGCCCCTTTGACCTCGTGTCCGAAGACCAGGGCGAGCAGGATCAGCCCCATGGACACCACGAAGATGATCAGCGCCGCGCGCCGCACATGCCGTGGCGACAAGAGCGAAGCCACGAAAAAAACGATGCCTGACGGAATGAGAAAGGCGATCTGCCGATTGGCGAAATAGAATGTCGGTAGACTTAGGCGCTCGGCAACCGCGGGGCTCGCGGCAAGCGTCAAGACGAGGCCGAGCACGACGATGACGCCAATCGCAGCGATGATAAAGCGATCGACCGTCCACCACCAATTGGCAAGGGCCGAACGTTCCACGCGTGAAACCATTGTCGCCTCCCTCAGGCCATCGGCTGTTCAGCAAGTTTCGCGACGACGAGTTCGCGAAACCTGTCGCCCCTCTTCTCGAAATCCGGAAACTGGTCGAAAGAGGCACAAGCCGGCGACAGCAGGACGATCGGGGCGTCTGTCGCCGCCCGCTCCGCATCATGCGTCGCGCGATCGACCGCGACATCGAGCGTTCCACAAAATTCATAAGGAATCGCATCGCCGATCGTGCTGGCGAAGAGATCGGACGCCTCGCCGACGAGATAGGCTTTGACCACTTTGGAAAACAGCGGTCGCAACGGCACGATGCCGCCCTCCTTGGCGCGACCGCCGACGATCCAATAAATGTCGTCCAGGCTGAGCAGCGCCTTTTCCGCGGCATCCGCATTGGTCGCCTTGGAATCATTGATAAAAAGCACCTTGCCACGGTGCCCGATCTCCTCGAGCCGATGCGGCAGACCAGGGAAGGTCTCGAGCCCTTTGGTGACGAGATCGAGGTGGAAGCCGTGCGTGCCCAGCGCTGCAACCGCAGCGGCGGCATTCTGGCCATTATGAGTGCCGCGCAGCGAAGGGATGCCAGCGAGATCGGCGATGGTCAGCGAACGGCCCTGTACGCGACGGACGAGGCG
The window above is part of the Methylovirgula sp. HY1 genome. Proteins encoded here:
- a CDS encoding cation-translocating P-type ATPase produces the protein MSSQSPSPAPLHGLSEASAQARLKAEGYNELPQSDRRTALRIFFEVVREPMFALLLGGGVIYLALGDLKEAIILLVFATFSVVITVVQETRTEGVLEALRELTSPRALVIRDGERKRIAGRDVVRGDIIVLQEGDRVPADALLTASQDLQTDESLLTGESLAVRKRAADGDVPSRPIRPGGDDLPYVFSGTLVVRGTGIGEVTATGLRSEIGKIGRSLSTLESEPPRLQGQIRQLVGVFAVVGGAVSLLAVLLYGVLRGGWLKAVLAGIALGMSMLPEEFPVVLTVFMAMGAWRISRARVLTRRATAIEALGSATVLCTDKTGTLTENWMSVAELRLKSDEIFRPAYPSGAQVPAHFRKLVEYGVMASEQDPFDPMEKAFHALGLTHLRESEYLDGSEWKRVHVYGLSSGLLALSNVWQHKSAKRDFVIAAKGAPEAIADLCHLGPVECAALQQSADAMAREGLRVLGVARATFAGKNLPESQHDFAFELLGLVGLADPLRANVRAAVKECRSAGIRVIMITGDYPVTASAIARQAGLDAEALATGEELSHLSEADLVERVRSVTIFARIMPEQKLRIINALKANGEIVAMTGDGVNDAPAIKAAHIGIAMGGRGTDVAREASAIVVLDDDFNSIVKAIRLGRRIYDNLRKAMGFIFAVHVPIAGLVLLPLLFGLPILFGPMHIAFLEMVIDPVCSLVFEAETEEEDVMRRPPRDPDEPLFSAKMIVWSLLQGVLAFTLVAIVFVVALSQGMPENQVRALAFFSLVMAIVGLIFVNRSFSASLAKAISRPNPALALILVAVTLMLGLTLLWPFARSLFSFGPLHFDDLALALGVGVLVLATLELLKFLLRAKLAA
- the murB gene encoding UDP-N-acetylmuramate dehydrogenase — translated: MTFPDITANLARSMPELRGTLLANVPLAPWTWFKAGGPAQAVFQPEDAEDLGYFLARLDPSIPILPIGQGSNLLVRDSGVEGVIIALGPSFNTMAIEGDIVTVGAGVADVKLASAAAMASLAGFSFLRGIPGSIGGALRMNAGAFGGEIKDIFISCEGIDRAGATRRFAAADMGFSYRHSAVKDVIFTRANFAGRPGDQAAIRAEMAEIAQARGATQPVNTRTGGSTFRNPPGRKAWELIDEASCRGLALGDAQVSELHCNFLVNRGNATSAELEDLGEEVRRRVLNTCGVMLEWEIERVGVR
- a CDS encoding autotransporter domain-containing protein, producing the protein MYMIRGSRRHGLLASSSLIALLIGGVPSAFAACNTSYTGTTSAGCTNAATITGIAINNATITSSITNTGTISPNGIVLTNASTITGSIVDSGTILGSSQGIAIDGTSKITSVPTAIDITGPTFTGGLSNAGTIISTASEGIRVDAISSFAGGISNSGTISAPGDGIYISTVSSFAGGISNSGTISAPEDGITVVGVSSFSGGISNSGTILAPTTIGILIGTVSSFSGGISNAGTISGATGIYFIDTTIAGSIIDSGTILGSSHGIVIDATSKITSAATAIKITGPTFTGGISNAGTISAVGDGIFVSTVSNFSGGISNSGTISAAADGINVYDVTNFAGGIGNSGKITARTGIAIDLVSSFAGGISNAGTISVGPFGIGVFGVSSFTGGIGNSGTISATEAGINVQIVTSFSGGISNAGTISGGDGIYVDGVSSFTGDISNAGTISAAIGINVLDTTIAGSIIDSGTILGSSHGIVIDATSKITSAATAIKITGPTFTGGISNAGTISAVDNGIFVDTVSSFAGNISNAGTISAAFGIAVQTVSSFSGGISNSGTISAGFNDGGIFVLNVSSFSGGIGNAGTISAGQGIVAANVSSFTGGIGNAGTISARTNGILVETVSNFSGGISNAGTISAGLSAAIYVVGVKSFAGGIGNSGTITAKTGITVAAGVTFAAGSAIVNSGTISGTTAAIDASAATSPVIIDQNAGLISGAIKLSAYADQLNINGGTLAGNIVGQGATNTVNFTPGAGNNFTYGSAYKFTGINQVNVNSGTVILDGAGNSATNVAVLGGANLQVGDAANPGATLTAANGVDVYGTLAGHGTVGANVAIENGGTLSPGGSIGTLTINGDLTLNAGSTYAIEISPTQASKTQVNGTATLGGATGAVTPTGQFGLYSSRSYTILTANHLSGTFNPTVTISSSGLTPAERLVMQEGASLSYDGNDAFLGLALSTYAITLGLAPGSTYNAQNAAAAINRFILAGGTLPSGFQGLSGLSGAALNATVNQLAGQAGGSFVQSGFMAGDMFLNMVLNPFVEGRDGAQQGFGAATPAPALAYAPDDALAQRANAAFSALMPRGPATPQLSFWGGSYGGSGTISGNAATGAAGVTSQVYGFAAGVDDHVAPDTIIGFALGGGGTNFGLDQGMGGGQSGMAQASLYGSWRAGPAYVAGALAYSWHDVTTARAAPLSGAGLLDANFGANVISSRLEAGYRLPDGLMPFNSAPFGDGPHGRFGVTPYAALEAQAMVLPAFAELPSPGASAQFGLNYTSQTYTTTRTELGTWLTYDLPLASQALTLYSRLAYAHDFNNEGYASAFFQQLPGANFLINTAKPAANDALVTAGLEYKLADGWSVLGKFDGEFSSTTEIYSGTGVIRKVW
- a CDS encoding DUF302 domain-containing protein, with amino-acid sequence MSYYFAKTLNMTFDDAVRHATDVLKQEGFGIITEIDVKETFKQKLGIDFRNYRILGACNPKLAHEALEVEDKVGTMLPCNVVVQDIGGGKIEVAAIDPVASMQAIDNAKLREAAATVAAKLRKVVAAL